A genomic window from Lotus japonicus ecotype B-129 chromosome 1, LjGifu_v1.2 includes:
- the LOC130745199 gene encoding NAC domain-containing protein 83-like: MEGLITYDEDGSVRLLLGYQFDPDDEVLVDFYLKRRPFAQPLPVQIILEYDVFQSEPWRLLGDGKIFNEQKCFFYNTMGRDLESLDMRFAGSGRWGMVEKGKDISIPRNNCVIGKRNTLIFWEVQGAFSRRTKWVMHEFRLALVANPSKMSNWAVYRIFMNKEEETVKNARGSNGKSSNIGEYATSDEVIDFNEESGKRGASLSM, from the exons ATGGAGGGCCTCATAACTTATGATGAGGATGGGAGTGTTAGGTTGCTTCTCGGGTACCAGTTTGATCCTGATGATGAGGTTCTTGTGGATTTCTACTTGAAGAGAAGGCCATTTGCTCAACCTCTTCCTGTTCAAATAATCCTAGAATATGACGTGTTTCAGAGTGAGCCTTGGAGGCTACTTGGAG ATGGGAAAATTTTCAATGAACAAAAATGCTTCTTCTACAATACCATGGGTCGTGACCTTGAAAGCCTTGACATGAGATTCGCAGGGAGTGGTCGATGGGGGATGGTGGAGAAAGGAAAAGATATTTCTATCCCTCGAAACAACTGCGTGATTGGAAAAAGGAACACCTTGATTTTCTGGGAGGTGCAAGGAGCTTTTTCTAGGAGGACCAAATGGGTGATGCATGAGTTCCGCCTTGCGTTAGTAGCTAACCCATCTAAG ATGTCGAACTGGGCTGTGTATCGTATATTTatgaacaaagaagaagaaacagtgAAGAATGCAAGAGGTTCGAATGGGAAGAGTTCCAACATTGGCGAATATGCTACGAGTGATGAGGTCATTGATTTCAATGAGGAAAGTGGTAAAAGAGGAGCAAGTTTGAGCATGTAG
- the LOC130745206 gene encoding eukaryotic translation initiation factor 3 subunit G-like, whose product MAGPTGSARVSQIHGRNKGGRRSFRKLERREGVTLFVDGLNDRVTYKVLRRIFEKYGQVESVFLPRAKKKGRRFRFGFIHFKARSEGFRAMEGWHRRRLHNVFLTVQPAKFPLLQRRERSEMKGGARSHHNIIKLVWKRKEDNGQEVLNTRKPSIRKEWRVKRKPPE is encoded by the coding sequence ATGGCAGGCCCTActggctctgctagggtttctcaGATTCATGGGAGAAAcaagggaggaagaagaagtttCAGGAAGCTGGAACGAAGGGAGGGTGTCACGTTGTTCGTCGATGGGCTTAATGACAGAGTAACATACAAAGTACTGAGAAGGATTTTTGAGAAATATGGACAGGTGGAGAGTGTCTTTCTGCCTAGAGCAAAGAAAAAAGGGAGAAGGTTTAGATTCGGATTCATTCATTTCAAGGCAAGGTCTGAGGGATTTCGAGCCATGGAGGGTTGGCATAGGCGAAGGCTACACAATGTGTTCCTGACAGTGCAACCAGCGAAATTCCCACTGCTGCAAAGAAGGGAAAGAAGTGAGATGAAAGGAGGAGCTAGAAGTCACCACAACATCATTAAGCTGgtttggaaaagaaaagaagacaaTGGTCAGGAAGTGCTAAATACTAGAAAACCATCCATACGCAAGGAGTGGAGGGTCAAGCGGAAACCTCCAGAATAG
- the LOC130745238 gene encoding uncharacterized protein LOC130745238, whose amino-acid sequence MSNGWNLEVLYTVLPHDVASQLQRMKPQLVPNHQDLWVWESSDSGCYTVKDGYTWLANRLQQDVTLEDWRWLLRLKIPERIRIFICLVVHNSIQTNLYRFRCNIAASPSCTRCSAPEEDAIHCLRDYLYSRELWMRASALSWPGFLQNGCDAWEGPWTVDVAWRRLCYEHDEIKKVLSGDAEQEDGNWMARRWQPPPAGAFSSYNPAGKFMGSGGLIRNHQGHWVCGFHSYLAGGSVLLAEARALKLGLQIAREQGICNSPTFRGHR is encoded by the exons ATGTCTAATGGTTGGAATTTAGAGGTATTGTATACAGTGTTACCACATGATGTTGCTTCTCAGTTGCAGCGCATGAAACCCCAACTGGTTCCCAACCATCAAGACCTTTGGGTGTGGGAAAGCAGCGATAGTGGGTGCTACACCGTCAAAGATGGGTATACATGGCTCGCAAACAGGTTGCAGCAAGATGTTACCCTTGAGGATTGGCGTTGGCTTTTGCGTTTAAAGATTCCAGAGAGGATCCGAATATTCATCTGTCTGGTGGTGCACAATTCCATTCAAACTAACTTGTACCGCTTCAGATGTAACATCGCAGCGTCTCCTAGCTGCACTCGATGTTCTGCTCCAGAGGAGGATGCTATCCACTGCTTGAGAGATTACCTTTATTCAAGGGAACTATGGATGCGCGCGAGTGCTCTTTCATGGCCAGGTTTCTTGCAGAATGGGTGTGATGCGTGG GAGGGTCCATGGACGGTGGATGTGGCGTGGCGTCGATTATGCTATGAACATGATGAAATTAAGAAGGTCTTGAGTGGAGATGCTGAACAAGAGGACGGAAATTGGATGGCTCGGAGGTGGCAACCTCCACCGGCAGGAGCTTTTAGCAGCTATAATCCCGCAGGAAAATTCATGGGTTCTGGAGGCCTGATTCGCAACCACCAAGGTCATTGGGTATGCGGTTTTCACAGTTATCTTGCAGGAGGTAGCGTGCTCCTGGCAGAGGCTAGGGCTCTGAAATTGGGTTTGCAGATAGCTAGAGAGCAAGGAATCTGTAACTCCCCGACTTTCAGGGGTCACCGTTAA